In Candidatus Bathyarchaeota archaeon, the following are encoded in one genomic region:
- a CDS encoding MFS transporter produces the protein MRRAHLASFYFSLIILFAFYGLVYATVEGTQRAFVSDFAPKELRGMALGTFHTIIGLATMPSGVIAGALWRYVNPTATFLYSSVLGLLAAALLVLKKER, from the coding sequence GTGCGAAGGGCTCACCTAGCTTCATTCTACTTTTCATTAATCATCCTTTTTGCGTTTTACGGCCTTGTTTATGCAACAGTTGAAGGGACCCAGAGGGCTTTCGTCTCGGATTTTGCACCAAAAGAACTGCGTGGAATGGCCTTGGGAACTTTTCACACAATCATCGGGTTGGCAACCATGCCATCAGGCGTAATCGCAGGTGCGCTTTGGCGATATGTCAACCCCACTGCAACCTTTCTCTACAGTTCAGTTTTAGGGCTTCTGGCGGCAGCATTG